A region from the Medicago truncatula cultivar Jemalong A17 chromosome 6, MtrunA17r5.0-ANR, whole genome shotgun sequence genome encodes:
- the LOC25496377 gene encoding DNA-directed RNA polymerase III subunit RPC9, with the protein MFYLLLEMKILEENAGALTNFEVLDFLRAKGASKDPSRVLAKVAMSEYKVYDYLVKTPAGSQTRESVKEYFTAIKQHDLSEAEVLNVLNIRPASEVEIYHIIEDCEERFPDEEVTEIVEKVGNTLPAPPDKATPEEITKGDEETETQKHDEISQDQTEDGEQMDTS; encoded by the exons ATGTTTTATTTGTTGCTCGAGATGAAAAT CTTGGAGGAAAATGCCGGTGCACTAACAAATTTTGAGGTCCTTGATTTCTTACGAGCTAAAGGAGCTTCGAAAGATCCATCAAGGGTTCTTGCCAAAGTAGCAATGTCTGAGTACAAG GTTTACGATTACTTGGTTAAAACTCCCGCTGGTTCTCAAACAAGGGAAAGCGTCAAGGAGTATTTCACAGCTATTAAACAGCATGATCTGTCAGAGGCGGAGGTTTTGAACGTTTTAAACATCAGACCAGCTTCTGAAGTTGAAATATATCAC ATCATAGAAGATTGTGAGGAGCGTTTTCCAGATGAAGAGGTAACTGAAATAGTAGAGAAGGTGGGAAACACATTGCCAGCACCACCAGACAAAGCGACACCAGAAGAAATCACCAAGGGCGATGAAGAAACAGAAACACAGAAACATGATGAGATTAGTCAAGACCAAACTGAAGATGGAGAACAAATGGACACAAGTTGA